Proteins encoded in a region of the Acidobacteriota bacterium genome:
- a CDS encoding C4-type zinc ribbon domain-containing protein has product MEPKEQILRLAKIQELANEVRAATKVTVEAPGEIERIEQNFRERNAEYVAIKDRHEELQTDQRLRNGDLTELEERRKKYMEDLMDVKNQREYAAMLKEIDSVKAQVAENEEVILKDMEEIEKLSGELSTQEEHINTERKQVAEQRAAVEKAASEAQATIEQLGAERTTIEGELPIGVVGQVQRLEGIRAGIFVASVDGGSCSACFVRVRPQMYQEIRQSRAVHRCSSCGRYLYAPKAVAEATATPEASAEAVNGGTV; this is encoded by the coding sequence GTGGAGCCCAAGGAACAGATCTTGCGACTGGCGAAAATTCAGGAGCTGGCCAACGAGGTCCGCGCCGCCACGAAGGTGACGGTCGAGGCACCCGGCGAGATCGAGAGAATCGAACAGAACTTCCGTGAGCGAAACGCGGAGTACGTCGCGATCAAGGACCGTCACGAAGAACTACAGACTGACCAACGACTCCGCAACGGTGACCTCACCGAGCTGGAAGAGCGTCGCAAGAAGTACATGGAAGACCTGATGGACGTCAAGAACCAGCGGGAGTACGCGGCGATGTTGAAGGAGATCGATTCGGTCAAGGCGCAGGTCGCAGAGAACGAAGAAGTGATCCTGAAGGACATGGAAGAGATAGAGAAGTTGTCCGGCGAACTCTCGACCCAGGAAGAGCACATCAACACGGAACGAAAACAGGTCGCGGAGCAGCGAGCCGCCGTCGAGAAGGCGGCCAGCGAAGCCCAGGCGACGATCGAGCAGCTAGGCGCCGAGCGAACGACCATCGAGGGCGAGTTGCCCATCGGTGTCGTCGGTCAGGTTCAGCGGTTGGAAGGTATCCGTGCCGGAATCTTCGTCGCCAGCGTCGACGGCGGATCTTGCTCCGCCTGTTTCGTGCGAGTCCGACCTCAGATGTATCAGGAGATTCGCCAGAGTCGAGCGGTCCATCGCTGTAGCAGCTGTGGTCGCTACCTCTACGCCCCCAAGGCCGTCGCGGAAGCGACTGCGACGCCTGAAGCCTCGGCGGAGGCGGTGAACGGTGGAACGGTTTAG
- the tkt gene encoding transketolase codes for MSVAVDSQLARQAVQTIKFLSTDAVQRANSGHPGLPMGAADIAWVLWSRYLRYDPRTPDWPDRDRFVLSAGHGCMLLYAMLHLSGYDLSMDDLKAFRQWESKTPGHPEFGHTVGVEATTGPLGQGISNAVGMAIAARMLRDRVSPNSGDDLVGHRVFTLCSDGDVMEGVSGETCSLAGHLGLGNLIALYDDNHISIEGPTELAFSEDVCARYAAYGWDVQRIDGHDHDAIAGAIDHALGQKDRPSLIACRTHIAHGSPNKQDSADAHGSPLGEDEIKATKAAAGWPLEPAFHVPEEVRSFFRSRAEEGAALRTAWVRKFEAWVGREKGHRKRWDQCWQPEAPKGLTDRLIAAAPTDAGATRAHSGKVLQVAAAEMPGLVGGSADLAPSNKSTINDSPAISPADFSGRNFHFGVREHAMGAIVNGMLYHGAFRPYGATFLVFSDYMRPTLRLAALAKLPAIHIFTHDSIFVGEDGPTHQPVEHAWVLRMIPGLDVFRPADGVETALCWGLALEATDQPSVLLLTRQKLPPLDRQRTGALADMRRGAYLVAGDDQPDAVIAATGSEVHLAVAAREAMASEGKKINVVSIPCYERFRAQGPVYAQRLFPGGVPVATIEAGVTEPWQALTGRAGLNIGIDQFGASAPGNVLGEKFGFTPDAVTTKIRDWLG; via the coding sequence ATGTCGGTTGCCGTCGATTCGCAACTCGCCCGTCAGGCCGTTCAGACCATCAAGTTTCTCTCCACCGACGCCGTCCAGCGGGCCAACTCAGGACATCCCGGTCTCCCCATGGGTGCCGCCGATATCGCATGGGTGCTGTGGAGCCGATACCTGCGTTACGACCCACGAACTCCGGACTGGCCGGACCGAGATCGTTTTGTCCTCTCCGCCGGTCACGGATGCATGTTGCTCTACGCGATGCTGCATCTGTCCGGCTATGACCTGTCGATGGACGACCTCAAGGCGTTCCGGCAGTGGGAGAGCAAGACGCCGGGGCATCCCGAGTTTGGTCATACGGTGGGCGTCGAGGCCACCACCGGTCCGCTGGGGCAGGGCATCAGCAACGCGGTCGGGATGGCGATCGCGGCCAGGATGCTTCGCGACCGGGTCTCTCCCAACAGCGGCGACGACCTGGTCGGTCATCGGGTCTTCACGCTCTGCAGCGATGGCGACGTCATGGAAGGCGTCAGCGGCGAGACCTGCTCGTTGGCCGGCCATCTCGGTCTCGGGAATCTGATCGCGCTCTACGACGACAATCACATCTCCATCGAAGGCCCGACGGAGTTGGCCTTCTCGGAAGATGTCTGTGCGCGTTACGCCGCGTACGGCTGGGACGTCCAACGGATTGACGGCCACGACCACGACGCCATCGCGGGCGCCATCGATCACGCGCTTGGGCAGAAGGACCGTCCGTCGCTGATCGCCTGTCGGACCCACATCGCCCACGGTTCGCCGAACAAACAGGACTCTGCCGACGCTCACGGTTCGCCCCTCGGCGAGGACGAGATCAAGGCGACCAAGGCGGCCGCCGGTTGGCCTCTCGAGCCGGCCTTCCACGTCCCCGAGGAGGTTCGTTCGTTCTTCAGATCGCGCGCCGAGGAAGGTGCCGCGCTACGAACGGCCTGGGTTCGAAAGTTCGAGGCCTGGGTCGGTCGCGAAAAGGGCCACAGAAAACGATGGGATCAGTGCTGGCAACCGGAGGCGCCGAAGGGTCTGACCGATCGTCTGATCGCCGCCGCTCCGACCGACGCTGGAGCCACTCGCGCGCATAGCGGGAAGGTCCTGCAGGTTGCGGCAGCGGAAATGCCGGGGCTGGTCGGTGGCTCGGCGGATCTTGCACCCTCGAACAAGTCCACGATCAACGACTCGCCCGCGATTTCGCCTGCGGACTTCTCCGGACGCAACTTCCACTTCGGTGTTCGTGAACACGCGATGGGCGCCATCGTGAACGGCATGCTGTACCACGGGGCGTTCCGGCCCTACGGGGCGACGTTCCTGGTCTTCTCCGACTACATGCGTCCGACACTACGGCTCGCGGCGTTGGCGAAACTACCGGCCATCCACATCTTCACCCACGACTCGATCTTCGTGGGCGAGGACGGACCGACCCATCAGCCGGTCGAGCACGCGTGGGTCCTACGGATGATTCCCGGACTCGATGTGTTTCGTCCCGCCGACGGCGTGGAGACGGCTCTCTGCTGGGGGCTCGCCCTCGAGGCCACCGATCAACCCTCCGTGCTGCTACTGACCCGTCAGAAGCTGCCGCCCCTCGATCGTCAGAGGACCGGCGCGCTGGCCGACATGCGTCGGGGCGCGTACCTGGTCGCGGGAGACGATCAACCCGATGCGGTGATCGCGGCGACAGGGTCGGAGGTCCACCTGGCCGTGGCCGCCCGCGAGGCGATGGCGAGCGAGGGCAAGAAGATCAACGTCGTCTCCATTCCGTGCTACGAACGATTCCGGGCCCAGGGTCCGGTCTATGCCCAGAGGTTGTTCCCGGGCGGTGTCCCGGTGGCGACGATCGAGGCCGGAGTGACCGAACCGTGGCAGGCGCTGACGGGACGCGCGGGTCTGAACATCGGCATCGACCAGTTCGGCGCGTCGGCACCCGGCAACGTGCTGGGCGAGAAGTTCGGCTTTACGCCCGACGCGGTGACGACGAAGATCCGGGACTGGCTGGGTTGA
- a CDS encoding nitroreductase family protein yields MLERSTAYYDEMARRRSVRHYSDRAVDRAIVENAIRTAGTAPSGAHKQPWHFALVGGLEVKRKIREAAEAEERESYENRMPQTWLDDLAPLGTDWHKPFLTTCPWLVVILAKTYGLEESGEKRKNYYVQESVGIAVGMLLAALHHAGLATLTHTPSPMGFLPEALGRPGNERAYMLVALGYPEEGCEVPQLERLPLESIMTSY; encoded by the coding sequence ATGCTGGAACGATCCACGGCGTATTACGACGAGATGGCCCGCCGCCGATCGGTGCGGCACTACTCCGACAGAGCGGTCGACCGTGCGATCGTCGAGAACGCCATCCGTACTGCGGGGACCGCGCCGTCGGGAGCCCACAAGCAGCCGTGGCACTTCGCCCTCGTCGGCGGGCTCGAGGTCAAGCGGAAGATCCGCGAGGCCGCGGAAGCCGAGGAACGGGAGAGTTACGAGAACCGCATGCCCCAGACCTGGCTGGACGATCTTGCGCCGCTGGGCACCGACTGGCACAAGCCGTTCTTGACCACCTGCCCGTGGCTGGTCGTGATTTTAGCCAAGACCTATGGACTCGAAGAGTCCGGTGAGAAGCGAAAGAACTATTACGTCCAGGAGTCGGTCGGTATCGCCGTCGGCATGTTATTGGCTGCACTTCACCACGCGGGGCTGGCGACCCTGACCCATACACCCTCGCCAATGGGCTTCCTCCCGGAGGCGCTGGGTCGGCCGGGAAACGAACGGGCATACATGTTGGTCGCGCTGGGTTATCCTGAAGAGGGTTGTGAGGTTCCCCAGTTGGAGCGTCTGCCTCTGGAGTCGATCATGACGTCCTATTAG
- the zwf gene encoding glucose-6-phosphate dehydrogenase — MPLQRSAANPRLSLRPDRDAESCTLVIFGATGDLTRRKLGPALYNLKLDGLLPESLAVVGISRQDLTTEDFRKMMHEGIESHSRRPLETAAWQSLESSLSYISNPTGSPDDYARIVKHLDAMDERHGTGGRRLFYLAVPPSAFPKIVAGLGSAGLQHPARPEGWSRIVVEKPIGRDLESAETLNRAVNEVFSEQDVYRIDHYLGKETVQNLLVFRFANAIFEPLWNQKYLDHVQITVAESIGVEGRGKYFEEAGTTRDMVQNHLMQLLCLTAMEPPVSLDPDAIRDEKVKVLQSLRPVSPDHVRESTVRGQYARGVADGKEVPGYREEEGVASDSCTESYLALQVQIDNWRWAGVPFFLRAGKRMPRRVTEITAQFRDVPHHLFRSDSPAPNILALQVQPDEGISLRFGVKVPGANPRIRPVDMDFRYEDSFKQDAPDAYERLILDALLGDSTLFIRRDEVECSWAYIDRLYEGWALADPGRPLPEYTAGTWGPPEADILLAQGGRTWRRPQ; from the coding sequence TTGCCGCTACAGAGGTCCGCCGCAAATCCCCGACTTAGCCTACGACCCGATCGGGATGCCGAGTCCTGCACGCTGGTGATCTTTGGTGCCACCGGTGACCTCACCCGGCGCAAGCTTGGCCCCGCGCTCTATAACCTGAAATTGGATGGTCTTCTGCCGGAGTCTCTCGCCGTCGTCGGGATCTCCCGTCAGGACCTCACGACCGAAGACTTCCGCAAGATGATGCATGAAGGCATCGAGTCTCACTCGCGACGTCCTCTGGAAACCGCGGCGTGGCAATCGCTCGAGAGCAGCCTCTCCTATATCTCGAACCCCACCGGCAGCCCGGACGACTACGCGCGGATCGTCAAGCATCTCGACGCGATGGACGAGCGACACGGAACCGGCGGGCGACGCCTGTTCTATCTGGCGGTGCCGCCGTCTGCGTTTCCGAAGATCGTCGCGGGACTCGGATCTGCCGGACTTCAACATCCGGCTCGGCCGGAAGGTTGGTCGCGGATCGTCGTCGAGAAACCGATAGGACGAGACCTGGAGAGTGCCGAGACGTTGAACCGCGCCGTCAACGAAGTCTTCAGCGAGCAAGATGTCTATCGCATCGACCACTATCTCGGAAAAGAGACGGTCCAGAATCTCCTGGTCTTCCGGTTCGCCAACGCCATCTTCGAACCGCTCTGGAACCAGAAGTACCTCGACCACGTGCAGATCACCGTGGCCGAGTCGATCGGTGTGGAGGGTCGCGGCAAGTACTTCGAGGAAGCCGGCACGACCCGCGACATGGTGCAGAACCATCTCATGCAGTTGCTCTGCCTGACGGCCATGGAGCCACCGGTCTCTCTGGATCCCGACGCCATCCGCGACGAGAAGGTCAAGGTGCTGCAGTCGCTGCGTCCGGTGTCGCCGGACCATGTACGAGAGTCGACCGTTCGCGGTCAGTACGCTCGAGGTGTGGCCGATGGCAAGGAGGTCCCCGGCTATCGCGAGGAAGAGGGCGTCGCAAGCGACTCGTGCACCGAAAGCTACCTGGCCCTTCAGGTCCAGATCGACAACTGGCGCTGGGCGGGGGTGCCGTTCTTCCTGCGGGCCGGGAAACGGATGCCCCGGCGGGTGACGGAGATCACGGCACAGTTTCGTGACGTACCGCATCACCTGTTCCGCTCCGATTCGCCGGCACCCAACATCCTGGCGCTCCAGGTCCAGCCCGACGAAGGCATCTCTCTGCGCTTCGGCGTGAAGGTACCGGGCGCCAACCCGAGGATACGGCCGGTAGATATGGACTTCCGTTACGAGGACTCGTTCAAGCAGGACGCACCCGACGCCTACGAGCGATTGATCCTGGATGCCCTCCTTGGTGATTCAACGCTGTTCATTCGACGCGACGAGGTGGAGTGTTCGTGGGCCTATATCGACCGACTGTACGAAGGTTGGGCTCTCGCCGATCCCGGTCGACCACTGCCGGAGTACACGGCCGGCACGTGGGGACCACCCGAGGCCGACATCCTGCTGGCGCAGGGTGGCCGCACGTGGCGTCGTCCGCAATGA
- a CDS encoding 1-acyl-sn-glycerol-3-phosphate acyltransferase: MKHLLRNLPLWLFHFGFGRPVLRWVAGVHYRRRNLVPRGPCVVVANHNSHLDAALLMGLFPLRRLPFVHPIAAADYFGKTWFKRTMAMLMMNAIPIERKAAKGQDPMLPMADALRAGKSLILFPEGSRGEAGVMARFRPGIGRLAQLAPGTLIVPVFLSGPERIWGRGTLLPVPQAVDVVVGKPRTYDPELDARDIAAQVQRDVVALAPPEPPPPSPQPRPARSVAVCGVDDALRHRVVRAITRSLGEQGTTLGLTQPTLTADQDGVREITAPVPPFRGQVWLRPVAGLLRGGPRFIEMIERAQIDEAAHRAQDVRYVVSDGNALVDLVAWAESDIYQGEFDEAGLHRLTQYLRGELRIPLSRKWRSIRRTPAVWLVNQFDLARPPVPEVLVFLTTRPAELTARRRSSGEETDPSHDEAFFERLHEGYRRVGHVMGRRRKVVWLEFDETALLGDDLTTVVDAVGAAINEPAPELESNSTH, encoded by the coding sequence GTGAAGCACCTGCTCCGCAACCTCCCCCTGTGGCTTTTCCACTTCGGCTTTGGACGTCCCGTCCTCCGCTGGGTGGCCGGCGTACATTACCGTCGACGCAACCTGGTACCTCGCGGACCGTGCGTCGTCGTTGCGAATCACAACTCGCACCTGGACGCGGCGTTGTTGATGGGACTGTTCCCGCTCCGCCGTTTGCCGTTCGTTCATCCCATCGCCGCCGCGGACTATTTCGGCAAGACCTGGTTCAAGAGGACGATGGCGATGTTGATGATGAACGCCATCCCCATCGAGCGGAAGGCAGCCAAGGGGCAGGACCCCATGCTACCGATGGCCGATGCGTTGCGTGCCGGTAAGAGCCTGATCCTGTTTCCCGAGGGAAGCCGCGGCGAGGCGGGTGTGATGGCACGTTTCCGTCCCGGGATCGGCCGACTGGCCCAGCTTGCACCGGGAACGTTGATCGTCCCGGTCTTCCTCTCCGGCCCGGAGCGGATCTGGGGTCGTGGGACGCTGCTTCCCGTGCCACAGGCCGTCGATGTCGTCGTCGGCAAGCCACGCACCTACGATCCGGAGCTAGACGCACGGGATATCGCGGCCCAGGTGCAACGCGATGTTGTCGCGCTCGCACCGCCCGAACCTCCTCCGCCTTCACCGCAACCACGACCGGCCCGCAGTGTAGCGGTCTGTGGCGTCGACGATGCTTTACGGCATCGAGTAGTAAGGGCGATCACACGGAGTCTCGGAGAACAGGGAACCACCCTGGGCTTGACCCAACCCACGCTGACTGCGGATCAAGATGGCGTCCGGGAGATCACCGCACCGGTCCCGCCGTTCCGCGGTCAGGTCTGGCTCCGACCCGTGGCCGGTCTGCTGCGAGGCGGACCGCGCTTTATCGAGATGATCGAACGGGCCCAGATCGACGAGGCCGCCCATCGCGCCCAGGATGTTCGCTATGTCGTCTCGGACGGAAACGCCCTGGTCGATCTCGTCGCGTGGGCCGAGAGTGACATCTATCAGGGTGAGTTCGACGAAGCCGGACTGCATCGGCTAACCCAGTATCTTCGCGGCGAACTCCGGATCCCGCTTTCCCGCAAGTGGCGATCGATCCGTCGTACGCCGGCGGTGTGGTTGGTCAATCAGTTTGATCTGGCCCGTCCACCGGTGCCCGAGGTCCTCGTATTTCTGACGACGAGACCCGCCGAGCTGACGGCTCGGCGCCGCTCTTCGGGCGAGGAGACCGACCCGTCCCACGACGAGGCGTTCTTCGAGAGACTGCACGAGGGCTACCGGCGGGTGGGTCATGTGATGGGTCGACGACGGAAGGTCGTCTGGTTGGAATTTGACGAGACGGCTCTTCTGGGCGACGACCTCACGACGGTGGTCGACGCCGTCGGTGCGGCGATCAACGAGCCGGCACCCGAGCTTGAATCGAACTCGACGCACTAA
- a CDS encoding hemerythrin domain-containing protein has product MSQQQIFQQITQETLEEHREIHFYLDQIARTLDSLRSGLSDVEPMRRLAAQLEGLRERLAEHHQSEEEDGLFQAIQAILPDCGVEIRRLVNQHQKLMEILEMARIHAQHGDTMEADGLRVDLQAFIEDFRQHEMEEDRLLRQAIEREANAPG; this is encoded by the coding sequence ATGAGCCAACAACAGATCTTTCAGCAAATCACCCAGGAGACGTTGGAAGAACATCGCGAGATCCATTTCTACCTGGATCAGATCGCGCGGACCCTGGACTCCCTGAGGAGCGGCCTCTCGGACGTCGAACCGATGCGCCGGCTTGCCGCGCAGTTGGAGGGGCTCCGCGAGCGACTGGCGGAACATCACCAGTCCGAGGAAGAGGACGGTCTGTTCCAGGCGATCCAGGCCATCCTCCCGGACTGCGGGGTTGAAATCCGACGCCTTGTGAACCAGCACCAGAAGTTGATGGAGATCCTGGAGATGGCGCGAATCCACGCGCAGCATGGCGACACCATGGAGGCCGATGGGTTGCGTGTTGACCTGCAGGCGTTCATCGAGGACTTCCGTCAGCACGAGATGGAAGAGGATCGTCTCCTGAGGCAGGCCATCGAACGGGAAGCCAACGCACCCGGCTAG
- the pgl gene encoding 6-phosphogluconolactonase — protein sequence MASSAMTPTLTVTRLDTPAEVTEMAFQIVQRVATDAISFGSRFVMGLAGGSTPRGLYERMARRPEALPWSSTHLIFGDERCVAPDHPRSNYRMAHETLLSHLDPAPCDVLRMEGERAPDDAARRYEDRLRQLFPRANWPPIDLLLLGVGNDGHTASLFPGSVALEEECRWVVDGTGPDGDTEDRRLTLTMPVLRAARHVVFLVTGRDKASVVAQAFAGEPHETPYPVEALLPPTCPIDLLLDRDSAAEINPASPGSSSSPRRA from the coding sequence GTGGCGTCGTCCGCAATGACCCCGACCCTGACCGTCACCCGACTGGACACACCCGCCGAGGTGACCGAGATGGCGTTCCAGATCGTGCAGCGGGTGGCGACCGACGCGATCAGTTTCGGTTCTCGGTTTGTCATGGGCCTCGCGGGAGGCTCGACACCACGCGGCCTGTACGAGCGGATGGCAAGGCGCCCCGAGGCCCTTCCGTGGTCCTCGACCCATCTAATCTTCGGCGACGAACGTTGCGTCGCACCGGACCACCCGCGAAGCAATTACAGGATGGCGCACGAGACGCTGCTCTCACATCTCGACCCGGCTCCGTGCGATGTGTTGCGCATGGAAGGCGAGCGGGCACCGGACGACGCGGCACGCCGTTACGAAGATCGACTGCGTCAACTGTTTCCCAGGGCGAATTGGCCACCCATCGACCTACTGTTGCTCGGCGTGGGAAACGATGGGCACACGGCGTCCCTGTTTCCCGGCAGTGTCGCGCTGGAAGAGGAATGTCGCTGGGTCGTTGACGGCACGGGTCCCGACGGTGACACCGAGGATCGTCGTTTGACGCTGACCATGCCCGTGCTTCGTGCGGCACGACACGTCGTGTTCCTGGTCACGGGAAGAGACAAGGCGAGCGTGGTGGCTCAGGCCTTCGCCGGTGAACCCCACGAGACGCCTTACCCGGTCGAAGCGCTGCTCCCGCCAACCTGTCCGATCGATCTTCTTCTGGACCGCGACTCGGCCGCAGAGATCAACCCAGCCAGTCCCGGATCTTCGTCGTCACCGCGTCGGGCGTAA
- a CDS encoding spore maturation protein, whose amino-acid sequence MLNGIYVLIVVIAVLVAATSGRMDALTNGIVTSARSAVDLAIRLVGVMAFFLGLMKVAEDAGILRTIARKITPVMRLLFPGVPAGHPAMSSMILNITSNMLGLANAATPFGIKAIEQLNTLNSRTGTATNDMVLFLAINTAGLAILPSGIASLRASLGSENAFGIFFTTWVASGTATIIGISAAFLYSRLPSFRGTQPPPIVPAWKPEDETDADDLMGEDGKGAKKIGGLPIALRRVMVWLFWAVFVIAAVVEIRMQFMVNDTPAREVLKSIASWWVLPALVAAIVLFGWSRGARVYDSLVEGAKEGFQVAIRIIPYLVAILVGVGMLRDSGVIAVFTRVYEMTLAAVGLSGAWLPAEALPMALLRPLSGSGAYGLASEIMTAHGPDSYVGYLVSTMQGSTETTFYVLAVYFGAVGVKNSRHALPACLTADVAGLTAAVLIVYALFG is encoded by the coding sequence TTGCTCAACGGTATCTACGTCCTGATCGTCGTGATCGCCGTGCTCGTCGCGGCCACAAGCGGTCGCATGGACGCATTGACAAACGGGATCGTGACGTCGGCCCGCTCCGCCGTGGATCTGGCCATCCGACTTGTCGGAGTGATGGCGTTCTTCCTGGGATTGATGAAGGTCGCCGAGGACGCCGGCATCCTGCGGACCATCGCGCGGAAGATCACACCGGTCATGCGCCTGCTGTTTCCCGGCGTCCCCGCCGGTCACCCGGCCATGTCCTCGATGATCCTCAATATCACCAGCAACATGCTAGGGCTTGCCAACGCCGCGACGCCGTTCGGCATCAAGGCGATCGAGCAACTCAACACGTTGAACAGCCGTACCGGGACCGCCACCAACGACATGGTGCTGTTCCTGGCGATCAACACCGCCGGTCTGGCGATCCTGCCGTCGGGGATCGCCTCCCTACGTGCGTCTCTCGGTTCCGAGAACGCATTCGGGATCTTCTTCACGACCTGGGTCGCCAGTGGCACGGCGACGATCATCGGCATCAGTGCGGCGTTCCTCTATTCACGTCTGCCCAGTTTCCGTGGGACGCAGCCGCCACCCATCGTGCCGGCGTGGAAGCCCGAGGACGAGACCGACGCCGACGACCTGATGGGTGAGGACGGCAAGGGGGCGAAGAAAATCGGTGGCCTACCGATCGCACTTCGCAGGGTCATGGTCTGGTTGTTCTGGGCGGTGTTCGTCATCGCGGCGGTGGTCGAGATCCGAATGCAGTTCATGGTCAACGACACGCCTGCCCGGGAGGTTCTCAAGAGCATCGCAAGCTGGTGGGTGCTCCCGGCGTTGGTCGCCGCCATCGTGTTGTTCGGTTGGAGCCGAGGGGCCCGTGTCTACGACTCACTGGTCGAGGGCGCCAAGGAAGGGTTCCAGGTCGCAATTCGAATCATCCCGTACCTCGTCGCGATCCTTGTCGGCGTGGGGATGCTTCGCGACTCGGGTGTCATCGCGGTCTTCACGCGTGTCTACGAGATGACCCTGGCGGCGGTCGGTCTCTCGGGTGCCTGGCTCCCGGCCGAGGCGTTGCCGATGGCGCTGCTGCGGCCGCTGTCGGGATCCGGGGCCTACGGGCTGGCGTCGGAGATCATGACCGCCCACGGCCCCGACTCGTATGTCGGCTACCTGGTCAGCACCATGCAGGGCAGCACGGAGACGACGTTCTACGTATTGGCGGTCTATTTCGGCGCGGTAGGCGTGAAAAACAGCCGTCACGCGTTGCCGGCTTGCCTGACGGCCGACGTCGCCGGACTGACGGCGGCGGTGCTGATCGTCTACGCCCTGTTCGGTTGA